A genomic window from Arvicola amphibius chromosome 5, mArvAmp1.2, whole genome shotgun sequence includes:
- the LOC119815315 gene encoding thymic stromal lymphopoietin, with protein sequence MWSQKALEHQGDSNFSSSMGEYGPFLLRDLFILQVVRLVFTYNFSNCNFKAISNIYSETIFPDLREYLNGSLFDQIELCENLTDCLTKIEYHTLNPIPGCPSLPEKTFALKTKGTLTKHCSGYTETQRNNTLDMKQDIKSICLNQTSQIQWLWFSLAQTPEY encoded by the exons ATGTGGAGTCAGAAAGCACTGGAGCATCAGGGAGACTCCAACTTCAGCAGCAGCATGGGTGAATATGGACCCT ttcttctcAGGGACCTCTTCATCTTGCAAGTTGTAAGGCTCGTGTTCACTTACAACTTTTCTAATTGTAACTTCAAGGcgatttcaaatatatattctgAAACAATTTTCCCTGACCTGAGAGAATATTTGAATGGG AGCCTGTTCGACCAAATCGAGCTCTGTGAAAACTTG ACAGATTGTCTCACGAAAATCGAGTACCATACTCTCAATCCTATCCCTGGCTGCCCGTCACTCCCCGAGAAAACATTCGCGTTGAAAACGAAAGGGACCCTCACTAAACATTGCTCAGGCTACACTGAAACTCAG AGAAACAATACCCTGGACATGAAGCAAGACATCAAAAGCATCTGCCTAAATCAAACCTCACAAATACAGTGGCTGTGGTTTTCTCTCGCTCAAACTCCAGAATATTAA